ATCTTCCCCCCTGACAGGTGTTTACACCCCGAAGGGCTTCCTCCACCACGCGGCGTCGCTGGGTCAGCCTTCCGGCCATTGCCCAATATTCCCCACTGCTGCCCCCCGTAGGGGTGCGGGCCGTGTCTCAGTCCCGCTGTGGCCGGCCACCCTCTCAGGCCGGCTACCCGTCGTAGGCTTGGTGAGCCGTTACCTCACCAACTACCTGATGGGACGCAGCCCCATCCCGAGGCGCACGAAGGCCTTTGGAGTCCCATCATTACACAGGACTCATCATTGGGTATTAGCCCCCCTTTCGGAGGGTTATCCCCATCCTCGGGGTAGGTTAGCTACGTGTTACTCACCCGTTCGCCGGTCGCCAGCACCTTTTCCGAAGAAAAGGCCTGCTGCCCCTCGACTTGCATGTGTTAGGCACGCCGCCAACGTTCGCGCTGAGCCAGGATCAAACTCTCCAAATAATCCTTCACAATAACTATCCGCTCCCAGCTCCCTTATTCATCTTGCCAAGTAGCCTTTAACCCTTACGCTTATAGCGTATCTCCCTCAAAAGACAGATAAACAGTTTATTACTTTTTATTCCTATTGTCAACCTTTTTTTCCCAAGTAGCCGTTTGAGGAATAAACAATATATTCCATGGATATAATAATGTCAAGACCTTTTTTGAAAAATAGAGTAAATAGCAGGAACAACAAGAAGTGTAAGGAAGGCTGAAGATACTATTCCTCCTATCATAGGAGCGGCTATCCTTTGCATAACTTCTGATCCAACACCGGATATATACATAAGGGGAATAAGTCCTGCAAGGATTGTCACAACAGTCATCATTTTTGGTCTTACCCTCAACACAGCACCTTCATAAACAGCCTGTAAAAAGTCTTTTGTTGTTAGCTCTCCTATTTCTTTTTTCTTTCTTTTTACAGCCTCTTCAAGATAAACAACCATAACAATTGCTGTTTCTGCTGCAACACCAAGAAGGGCAAGAAAACCCACAACAACCGCGATACTCATATTAAAGTTCAGATAATCAAGATACAAAAGACCTCCTATCATTGCAAATGGAAGAGATAACATAACGATAAGAGTATTAACTATATTTTTGAATGTTATGTAGACAAGCAAAAATATAATAAGAATAGTCATAGGAATAATGAACTTCAGTCTTTCTTTAGCATGCTGAAGATACTGGCTTTGCCCTGCCCATTCTATGTAGTATCCTTCAGGAAGTTTTAGCCCTGAGAGAACTTTTTTTGCAGATTTCAGGTATTCATCTGGTGTGACATTCTGATGAGGTGTTATATAAACAAAAAGAACCTTCATTCCTTTTTCTGATTTTATGACAGAGGGGGCTTCTGTATAGTAAATGTCAGCAACAGCTTTTAAGGGGATTTCTTTTCTTCCTGAAACAGGTATGTAAAGGTTTTTCAGCTGATCTATGCTGTTTCTGTAGTCGTAAGGATACCTTATTAGTATTGGATATCTTTCAAGCCCGTCGTAAAAGGTGGATACCGGCATTCCTCCAATCGCTGTCTGTATAAAGCTTTCTATCTCTTCTATGGTAAGGTTGTATCTGGACAGTTTTTTTCTGTCTATATCAATGTTTATGTAGTATCCGTTTGATATCCTGTCTGCAAAAACAGACATGGTCTGTGGTATATTTTTTAGCCTTTTTTCTATTTCTGAACCTATTTTCTGGAGCTGTCCAATGTCGTCACCATATATTTTTATTCCAAGAGGAGTTCTTATCCCTGTCAGAAGCATGTCTATTCTTCCTCTTATAGGGTAAGTCCAACTGTTTGTAAGTCCGGGTATTTGAAGAGCCTGATCCATCTCAAGCATCAGTTTCTGGTAGGTCATTCCTTCTCTCCAATACTCTTTTGGTTTGAAGGTGATAATTGTCTCTATCATTGATAAAGGTGCAGGATCCGTGGCTGTTTCTGCTCTTCCCGCTTTTCCAAAAACTGTATCAACCTCAGGAAAAGATGCGATTATTCTGTCTGTTAATTGCGTAATATCCTTTGCAAGATTAGATGAGATGCCGGGCGGCGTAACAGGCATATACATAAAAGTCTGCTCATTCATCATAGGCATAAATTCCCAGGGGATTTTTTTATACAGGGGGTATATGGAAGCTATAGCTAAAATTGATAGAATTAAAACAAGGTATCTCAGTTTTAGTGTTATTTTTATAAGAGGTGAGTAAGTTTTTATCAATATCCAGCTTACTGGGTTTTTGTTCTCAGGCAGTATTTTTCCTTTTATCAGATAAACCATCAAGATAGGAACAAGAGTAACAGCAAGGATAGAAGCTGAAAGCATTGTAAATGTTTTTGTATACGCAAGGGGTTTAAATAACAAGCCTTCCTGACCTGAAAGTGCAAAAACAGGGAGAAAAGATACTACAATAATCAGCAGTGCAAAAAACACAGGCTTGCCCACCTGTTTAGAGGCTTTTAAAATCGCTTCTACTCTTTCTTTTTCTGTTATCTCTCCCTTTTCTTTTTTTATTCTTTCTATATGTTTGTGGGCATTTTCAACCATTATTATTGCTCCGTCCACAAGTGCCCCGATAGCTATAGCTATCCCGCCCAACGACATTATGTTAGATGTGATGCCTAAAGCTTTCATAAACAAAAATCCAGACAGAACAGCAAGGGGAAGGGTTATTATAATAACCAGAGAACTTCTTATATGGAGTAAGAAGATTGTTATTACTATAAGGACTATTAAACTTTCCTCAATAAGAGCTCTTTTTAACGTGTCTATAGCTTTCTCTATAAGCTGTGATCTGTCGTAAGTTGTTATTATCTTTATATCTTCCGGAAGATTTTCCTTAAGCTGGCTGATTTTTTCTTTTACTTTTTGGATTACCTGATAAGCATTTTCCCCAAACCTCATCACAACTATGCCGCCTACAACCTCCCCAAGTCCGTTAAGATCAGCAACACCCCTTCTTCCCATTGGAACAAGTTCAACAGAGGCTAAATCCTTTATTCTTATAGGCGTCCCGTCTTCCAATGTTTTTACTGCTGTATTTTTTATGTCTTCAAGGTTTTTCAGATATCCAAGACCCTGAATAATAAACTCAAATCCGTTTTTCTCTATTATCCTTCCACCAGTGTCATTGTTTGATTTTCTAACGGCATCTAAAATCTCCTTAAGTGATACATTAAGTTCTCTTAACTTCTCAGGCTTTACAGTTATCTGGTATCCTTTAACAAAACCACCTATTGATGCAACCTCTGCAACGCCGTCAACACCTAAAAGGGCATATCTGAGATACCAATCCTGAAGGGATCTAAGCTGCCACAGATTTCTTTTTTCAGAAAAAATGGCATACTGATAGACCCAACCGACCCCTGTAGCATCGGGACCTATTGTTATCTGGGCAGATTTAGGCAGTCTATCTTTTATCTGGGACAGATACTCAAGAACTCTGCTCCTTGCCCAGTATATATCTGTTCCTTCCTTGAATATTACATAAACAGCAGAAGTTTCAAATGAGGAAACCCCTCTAACAGTCTGTATCTCAGGTGCAGATAAAAGAATGCTTACTATAGGGTATGTAAGCTGATCCTCAATAACAGACGGAGACTGTCCTGTCCATTTTGAATAGATTATAACCTGTGGAGGAGAAAGGTCAGGTATAGCATCAAGGGGTGTTTTTTTTAATGCCCATAAAGAAGCCCCTAAAAGAAGTAAAACTGCAGATACGACTACTATTTTGTTTTTTACTGACCATTCTATTATTTTTTCTACCATTTTTTTACCCTTTTAGTGGTGGTGATGGATCATTTTCATTTTTTTGTCTTTTGAATACTTTCCTTTTAGCTGTGCATCAGCATCAAGGAGGAAAAGGGCTGAATTTGCGACAATCATTCCTTGATGAACACCTTCAAGTATCTGGTAATATCCGTCAGAGTAAACTCCAACTTTCACAAACACAGGGTCAAAAACACCTTTTTCTTTCTGGACAAAAACTATCTGCCTTTTACCTGTGTTTAAAACAGCTGTTTCAGGAAGAACTATACTCTCACCAATCGGAATTTTTATGTTAACTTCACCATACATTCCGGGGAAAAACTCCCTTTTTTCATTGTTTACTACAATTCTTACCTTCAGTGTTCTTTTGTCTTTATCCATCATCGGGTATACGTAATCTATAACTCCCTTAAACTTTCTTTCAGGATAGGAAACAAAATAAAACTCTACCTTCTGACCTTTTTTTACAAATCTTATGTCATCTTCGTATATGTCAGTTATTAGCCAGAGATTTTTGTGTTTTGCTATCCTCATAACAGGTCTTCCTTCCTTCACCTGAGATCCAAGATAAACAAACTTCTCCATAACCCAGCCATCGTAAGGGGAATAAAGGGTGATACTTTTTTGTATTTTTCCTGTTTTCTTTAAATTTTCTATCTGACTGTCTGTTATATCCCAGTATTTGAGCCTTTTGTAGGCAGCTTCATAAAGATCCTCAGCACTTTTTTTCAGCACAGGATCTGGAGAGTTTTTCATATTTTTGTAATACTCAAATGCCCTTAAAAACTCCTCTTGAGCTGAAACAAGCTGGGGACTGTAAACAGAAAGTAAGGGATCCCCTTTTTTGATGTATTTTCCTGTGAAGTCAGCGTAAAGCTTCTCAACATAACCTGATATTTTGAATGTTATATCCTTTAGATCGTTCTCAGGGTGCTGAAGGGTTCCGTACCCAACAATATTTTTGTAAAGAAACATTTTTGAAACAACTGTGGTATCTATATTAAAAAGCTGTTTTATATCTCCTTTAATATTATCTTTAGGCTTTGGAAGCTGTGATGAATGAATCTTCTGATCCTTCTGCTCAGGTTTTATAAAGTTTTGCAGAGCAAAAAATGTGGCAACTCCACCTATTATAATTCCGACCACAACACCTATTAATCCTTTCATCTTATCTCTCCTGTTAACCTCTGAATATCTTTTAGGGCGATGTTGTATTCTGATATCTCCTCAATACTTCTGATTTTTACGCTGAGTATCTGGTTTATGGCTTTTAACACATCAAATATGTTTTTTTCACCTACCTGATACTCTGATATTACACTTTCATAAACAGATTTCGTCTGGTGCATCATAACATTTTCCAGTAGAGAATAAATCTCATAATGGGAAACAGCCTTGTAATAACTTTCTTTTAGTTGTGCTAAAACCTTTTTCTGAATATTTTTCAGCTCACTGCTTTCTTTTTCTTTTAGGGATATTTTTTCCAGAACTTTTATGTCCTGTCTTGTTTTTCTCCATAAGGGAAGATTAAAGGATACGCCAATGGATATATAATCCCTGTAGCCGTCTCTCAGGGAGTAAGAACCGAAAAATCTTAAATCAGGTCTGTAATCCAATTTTGCAAGTTTAATCTGTGCAGTGCTTTCCTGTAATCTCTGTTTAAAATAGCATATTAAAGGGTTTTGCTTTTTTGCCTTTTTCATAAGAGGTCTGATATCTTTTAGTTTTGTTGGTTTTTCAGGTGAAATCTGAATTTCCTCATCTGTAAAATACTCAAGCTGTGAAAAAAGGATCTGCTTTTTCCTTTTCAGAAATGTTTCCCTTTCTAAAAGCTGAGAGTAAAAATACTGAGCATCAAACACCTCCGACTGGGAAACCTTACCTACAGAATACAGAGTATCAGTCAGTTTTATTAGGTCTTTAGCCAGTTTTTTGTATTCTGAGATTACTTTTAGTTTTTGCTCAACTTCCCAAATTTTGTAAACTTTTTGATATACCTGATATATGATTGTCTGTTTTTCATTTATCAGTTTGCAGTAATAGGCATCTTTTTTTAGATAATAGATCTGAGCTTTTTTTTCCCTTTTAGATTTTAATGGAAAATACTGGGAAAAACCTATCTCAAAAGCCTGCATAGGTTCAATTCCTCTATCAAAAGGTCTGTAAGAAAAATGCACGTCTTTCACAGACAAGCTGATTACCGGATCCGGCAGGGATTTTTCGTATTTTGCCTTTTTTTCATAAGCCTGTATCTTTTTCTGGATAGCTTTTATTTTAGGGTGGTTTTGTATAATCTGATCAACAGTTACACCATATGCTACAAATTGTAGTATCAAAAATAAAAAAATAATAAAACCCATTACATAGCCCCGCAAAAGCATGTTTTATATATTATAACCCCTATAAGAATAACAGCAGGAATTAGCTGCAAAATCAAAACAAAAGGACTTATCCTCTGTTTTTTATTTTCAAAAGCAAATAAGAACCTTTCTTCTATAAATGCTGATGCCTGAGGGTATTTATTTTTTTCTTCCTTTATTTTTAATACAGCAGAAAACAGATCTTTTCTTGAAACCTTTTGTAGTGCATACATATCTGCAGAAAATTCTGAAAATGTTATAAACTGGTTTTTCAGAAGATTTTTTAAATTTTCAGGTAAAAGGGAAAGTA
The DNA window shown above is from Persephonella sp. and carries:
- a CDS encoding CusA/CzcA family heavy metal efflux RND transporter; the encoded protein is MVEKIIEWSVKNKIVVVSAVLLLLGASLWALKKTPLDAIPDLSPPQVIIYSKWTGQSPSVIEDQLTYPIVSILLSAPEIQTVRGVSSFETSAVYVIFKEGTDIYWARSRVLEYLSQIKDRLPKSAQITIGPDATGVGWVYQYAIFSEKRNLWQLRSLQDWYLRYALLGVDGVAEVASIGGFVKGYQITVKPEKLRELNVSLKEILDAVRKSNNDTGGRIIEKNGFEFIIQGLGYLKNLEDIKNTAVKTLEDGTPIRIKDLASVELVPMGRRGVADLNGLGEVVGGIVVMRFGENAYQVIQKVKEKISQLKENLPEDIKIITTYDRSQLIEKAIDTLKRALIEESLIVLIVITIFLLHIRSSLVIIITLPLAVLSGFLFMKALGITSNIMSLGGIAIAIGALVDGAIIMVENAHKHIERIKKEKGEITEKERVEAILKASKQVGKPVFFALLIIVVSFLPVFALSGQEGLLFKPLAYTKTFTMLSASILAVTLVPILMVYLIKGKILPENKNPVSWILIKTYSPLIKITLKLRYLVLILSILAIASIYPLYKKIPWEFMPMMNEQTFMYMPVTPPGISSNLAKDITQLTDRIIASFPEVDTVFGKAGRAETATDPAPLSMIETIITFKPKEYWREGMTYQKLMLEMDQALQIPGLTNSWTYPIRGRIDMLLTGIRTPLGIKIYGDDIGQLQKIGSEIEKRLKNIPQTMSVFADRISNGYYINIDIDRKKLSRYNLTIEEIESFIQTAIGGMPVSTFYDGLERYPILIRYPYDYRNSIDQLKNLYIPVSGRKEIPLKAVADIYYTEAPSVIKSEKGMKVLFVYITPHQNVTPDEYLKSAKKVLSGLKLPEGYYIEWAGQSQYLQHAKERLKFIIPMTILIIFLLVYITFKNIVNTLIVMLSLPFAMIGGLLYLDYLNFNMSIAVVVGFLALLGVAAETAIVMVVYLEEAVKRKKKEIGELTTKDFLQAVYEGAVLRVRPKMMTVVTILAGLIPLMYISGVGSEVMQRIAAPMIGGIVSSAFLTLLVVPAIYSIFQKRS
- a CDS encoding efflux RND transporter periplasmic adaptor subunit, producing MKGLIGVVVGIIIGGVATFFALQNFIKPEQKDQKIHSSQLPKPKDNIKGDIKQLFNIDTTVVSKMFLYKNIVGYGTLQHPENDLKDITFKISGYVEKLYADFTGKYIKKGDPLLSVYSPQLVSAQEEFLRAFEYYKNMKNSPDPVLKKSAEDLYEAAYKRLKYWDITDSQIENLKKTGKIQKSITLYSPYDGWVMEKFVYLGSQVKEGRPVMRIAKHKNLWLITDIYEDDIRFVKKGQKVEFYFVSYPERKFKGVIDYVYPMMDKDKRTLKVRIVVNNEKREFFPGMYGEVNIKIPIGESIVLPETAVLNTGKRQIVFVQKEKGVFDPVFVKVGVYSDGYYQILEGVHQGMIVANSALFLLDADAQLKGKYSKDKKMKMIHHHH
- a CDS encoding TolC family protein; amino-acid sequence: MGFIIFLFLILQFVAYGVTVDQIIQNHPKIKAIQKKIQAYEKKAKYEKSLPDPVISLSVKDVHFSYRPFDRGIEPMQAFEIGFSQYFPLKSKREKKAQIYYLKKDAYYCKLINEKQTIIYQVYQKVYKIWEVEQKLKVISEYKKLAKDLIKLTDTLYSVGKVSQSEVFDAQYFYSQLLERETFLKRKKQILFSQLEYFTDEEIQISPEKPTKLKDIRPLMKKAKKQNPLICYFKQRLQESTAQIKLAKLDYRPDLRFFGSYSLRDGYRDYISIGVSFNLPLWRKTRQDIKVLEKISLKEKESSELKNIQKKVLAQLKESYYKAVSHYEIYSLLENVMMHQTKSVYESVISEYQVGEKNIFDVLKAINQILSVKIRSIEEISEYNIALKDIQRLTGEIR